The following are from one region of the Advenella mimigardefordensis DPN7 genome:
- a CDS encoding class I SAM-dependent methyltransferase — protein MTLIPEIKPQQSLELLKELHILTREGKINQDTRRKLKQVYHLYQFIEPLMQTVLDERQALSLVDHGAGKSYLGFILYDLFLKEHDNATVYGIESRADLVKKSEDLAQRLGFAGMQFKDMTVEQSISSADLPEKIDIVTALHACNTATDDAIRFALARDARFIVLVPCCQAEVAAALRATKGNTLGKTPLSELWRHPLHTREFGSQITNVLRCLQLEARGYQVTVTELVGWEHSMKNELIIAKKTGGFKKSARERQLAILKECHLEALEERFAY, from the coding sequence ATGACCCTGATTCCGGAAATCAAACCACAGCAGTCTCTGGAGCTGCTCAAGGAACTGCATATCCTCACGCGTGAGGGAAAGATCAACCAGGACACAAGGCGCAAGCTCAAGCAGGTTTATCACCTGTACCAGTTCATTGAGCCCCTCATGCAAACCGTACTGGACGAGCGGCAGGCGCTGTCGCTGGTCGATCACGGCGCGGGCAAGTCCTATCTTGGTTTTATTCTGTACGACCTGTTCCTTAAGGAACACGACAACGCCACCGTGTATGGCATTGAATCGCGTGCCGACCTGGTCAAAAAATCAGAAGACCTGGCGCAGCGCCTGGGCTTTGCCGGCATGCAGTTCAAAGATATGACCGTAGAGCAGTCCATCTCGTCTGCCGATCTGCCTGAAAAAATAGACATCGTCACCGCCCTGCATGCCTGCAACACCGCGACCGATGACGCCATCCGCTTTGCCCTGGCTCGCGATGCGCGTTTCATCGTGCTGGTGCCCTGCTGCCAGGCTGAAGTGGCTGCCGCCCTGCGCGCCACCAAGGGCAACACACTGGGCAAGACACCGCTGTCTGAACTATGGCGTCACCCCCTGCACACCCGCGAATTCGGCAGCCAGATCACGAATGTATTACGCTGCCTGCAACTGGAAGCGCGCGGCTATCAGGTCACGGTAACGGAGCTGGTGGGCTGGGAACACTCCATGAAAAACGAACTGATCATCGCCAAAAAAACCGGTGGCTTCAAGAAAAGCGCGCGCGAACGGCAACTGGCTATTTTGAAGGAATGCCATTTGGAGGCGCTGGAGGAAAGGTTTGCTTATTGA
- the hemN gene encoding oxygen-independent coproporphyrinogen III oxidase: MNTLIQKYNIPGPRYTSYPTVPYWDEGQFDSNAYLQTVKRSFTESNAQEGISLYIHLPFCEVLCTFCACHKRITKKHSVEEPYVDAVLKEWAMYRKLLGDKPVIREIHLGGGTPTFFSSANLQRLLNGILDDAIVHEHHEFSFEGHPNNTRKEHLQTLYDLGFRRVSYGVQDYDPMVQKAIHRIQPYENVLNVTDAARAIGYTSVSHDLIFGLPFQTWAAMESTIKKTIALKPDRLAFYSYAHVPWIKGNGQRGFDENDLPSGEEKRALYENGKRLLEELGYVEIGMDHFSLPSDTLYQALLNKDLHRNFMGYTSSSTQLMIGLGVSAISDTWYGFAQNEKVLEDYYARVESGVLPLFRGHLLNDEDLIIRRHILNLMCQLQTSWADPAMQFPELPDVLERLQEMENDGLIRIGADRIDITEAGRTFARNICMAFDLRMLRKQPNARIFSMTV; this comes from the coding sequence ATGAACACACTTATTCAGAAATACAACATCCCCGGTCCACGCTACACCAGCTACCCCACCGTTCCGTATTGGGACGAAGGCCAGTTCGATAGCAACGCCTATCTGCAGACCGTCAAGCGCAGTTTTACAGAATCGAACGCTCAGGAAGGCATCAGTTTGTACATACACCTGCCTTTCTGTGAGGTGCTCTGTACGTTCTGCGCCTGTCATAAGCGCATTACAAAAAAACACAGCGTTGAAGAACCCTATGTAGACGCGGTCCTCAAAGAATGGGCCATGTACCGCAAGTTGCTGGGTGACAAACCGGTCATCAGGGAAATTCACCTGGGCGGCGGCACGCCAACCTTTTTCAGTAGTGCCAACCTGCAACGCCTGCTGAACGGTATTCTGGACGATGCCATCGTCCACGAGCACCATGAGTTCAGCTTCGAGGGGCACCCCAACAATACCCGCAAGGAACACCTGCAGACCCTGTACGATCTGGGTTTCCGCAGGGTCAGCTACGGCGTGCAGGACTATGATCCCATGGTCCAGAAGGCCATCCATCGCATCCAGCCCTACGAAAACGTGCTGAACGTTACCGATGCCGCCCGCGCTATCGGCTACACCAGCGTCAGTCACGACCTGATCTTCGGCCTGCCGTTCCAGACCTGGGCAGCCATGGAATCGACCATCAAGAAAACCATCGCGCTCAAGCCCGATCGCCTGGCCTTCTACTCTTACGCTCACGTTCCCTGGATCAAGGGTAACGGACAGCGCGGCTTTGATGAAAATGACCTGCCCTCCGGTGAAGAGAAACGCGCCCTGTATGAGAACGGCAAGCGGCTGCTGGAAGAACTGGGCTATGTGGAAATTGGCATGGATCATTTCTCGCTACCTTCCGACACCCTTTACCAGGCCCTGCTGAACAAGGATCTGCATCGCAATTTCATGGGCTACACCTCCTCGTCCACACAATTGATGATCGGCCTGGGCGTGTCAGCCATCAGCGATACCTGGTACGGTTTCGCCCAAAATGAAAAAGTGCTGGAAGATTATTACGCACGTGTTGAAAGCGGCGTACTGCCCCTGTTCCGCGGGCATCTATTGAATGATGAAGACCTGATCATCCGCCGCCATATCCTGAATCTGATGTGCCAGTTGCAGACCAGCTGGGCCGATCCGGCCATGCAGTTCCCTGAACTGCCGGACGTACTGGAACGGCTGCAGGAAATGGAGAACGACGGCCTGATCCGCATTGGTGCCGACCGTATTGACATCACTGAAGCAGGGCGCACCTTTGCCCGCAACATCTGTATGGCCTTTGATCTGCGTATGCTGCGCAAGCAGCCGAATGCGCGGATCTTTTCAATGACGGTATAA
- a CDS encoding DNA topoisomerase III, which translates to MTKTLIIAEKPSVALDISRALGGMHREGDYFENDQYVLSSSVGHLLTLTNPDDVVRGKWSFNHLPAIPAKAFDLKPSDKKATDRLKMLVRLLKRKDVSAVINACDAGREGELIFRYIIQYAGVNKPIKRLWLQSMTRNAIIEAFDNLRDDSVMKPLEAAARSRAEADWLIGINGTRAMTAFNSKDGGFFKTPIGRVQTPTLAIVFEREEKIRQFKSRDYWEVHATFVAAGGLYEGKWFDPAFKKDEHDPEKKDNRLWSAASAQSVVVACRHKDGTVTEESKPSTSMSPGLFDLTSLQREANSRFGFTAKTTLALAQSLYERHKALTYPRTDSRYLPEDYQGTVRQTFEAIVGAESLLARRNAPFAKKILQNSWIKPNKRIFDNKKISDHFAIIPTLQVPKELSEAEAKIYDLVTKRFMAVFFPPAEFRVTTRITVVASHHFKTEGKVLIKPGWLEIYGRDNQESDATLVPVAENETVKTEDIVAKELATRPPARYTEATLLSAMEGAGKLVDDDELREAMSERGLGTPATRATIIEGLLNEQYLRREGRELIPTAKARQLMTLLVGLNVRELTSPELTGEWEHKLKQMEQGQLDRAAFMREIAQSTQIIVKRAKEYEQDTVPGDYATLTTPCPACGGVVKENYRRYACTKCDFSITKHPGGRTFEIPEVEELLQNKTLGPLNGFISKMGRPFSAILRITAENKLEFDFGQSDDDNSEPLDVSQLTPVGHCPKCTGNVYDTGMSYVCENSVSEKKTCDFKSGRVILQQEISHEQMGKLLSQGKTDLLDGFVSNRTNRKFKAYLAMSKAGKIEFEFEPRPAKTAKAASKSAAKTASKTAAKSAATKAEADSGKAVKKAVKKTARKTASKTATKKTAVKKAAAKKVASKTATARKQTAKTADPDDTEPAF; encoded by the coding sequence ATGACGAAAACCCTGATTATCGCTGAGAAACCTTCAGTTGCACTCGATATTTCACGTGCCTTGGGCGGCATGCATCGAGAAGGCGACTACTTCGAGAACGACCAGTATGTCCTGTCGTCCAGCGTAGGGCACTTGCTTACCCTGACCAATCCCGACGATGTCGTGCGTGGCAAATGGTCCTTCAATCATCTGCCGGCCATTCCGGCCAAAGCGTTCGACCTCAAACCATCGGACAAAAAAGCCACGGACAGGCTCAAAATGCTGGTGCGGCTGCTCAAACGCAAAGATGTCTCCGCCGTTATCAACGCATGTGACGCCGGACGCGAGGGCGAGCTCATTTTCCGCTATATCATCCAGTATGCCGGGGTCAACAAGCCCATCAAGCGTCTCTGGCTGCAGTCCATGACCCGCAACGCCATTATCGAGGCATTCGACAATCTGCGCGACGACAGTGTGATGAAGCCGCTGGAGGCCGCAGCCCGCTCGCGCGCCGAAGCCGACTGGCTGATTGGTATCAATGGCACCCGCGCCATGACGGCCTTCAACAGCAAGGACGGCGGTTTCTTCAAAACCCCTATCGGCCGGGTCCAGACACCTACCCTGGCGATCGTGTTTGAGCGTGAAGAAAAAATCCGCCAGTTCAAATCCCGTGACTACTGGGAGGTGCATGCGACCTTCGTGGCGGCCGGCGGCCTGTATGAGGGCAAGTGGTTCGACCCGGCCTTCAAAAAAGATGAACACGACCCGGAAAAGAAAGACAACCGCCTGTGGTCTGCGGCCAGTGCCCAGTCTGTCGTGGTGGCATGTCGCCATAAAGACGGCACGGTTACTGAAGAGTCCAAGCCTTCGACCTCCATGTCGCCGGGCCTGTTTGACCTGACCTCGCTACAGCGCGAGGCCAACTCCCGTTTCGGCTTCACCGCCAAAACCACGCTGGCGCTGGCACAAAGCCTGTACGAAAGACACAAGGCCTTAACCTACCCACGGACCGACTCCCGCTATCTGCCCGAAGACTATCAGGGCACGGTCAGGCAGACCTTCGAAGCCATTGTGGGCGCCGAATCGCTGCTGGCACGCCGCAATGCGCCCTTTGCCAAGAAAATCCTGCAAAACAGCTGGATCAAACCAAACAAGCGTATTTTCGACAATAAAAAGATCTCCGATCACTTTGCCATTATCCCTACCCTGCAGGTCCCCAAGGAATTGAGCGAAGCCGAAGCCAAGATCTACGACCTGGTGACCAAGCGCTTTATGGCGGTGTTTTTCCCGCCAGCCGAATTCCGGGTGACCACGCGTATCACAGTTGTGGCCAGCCACCACTTCAAGACCGAAGGCAAGGTGCTGATCAAGCCGGGCTGGCTGGAAATTTACGGACGTGACAATCAGGAAAGCGATGCCACGCTGGTTCCCGTTGCGGAAAATGAAACCGTCAAAACCGAAGACATTGTCGCCAAAGAACTGGCCACCCGCCCTCCTGCCCGCTATACAGAGGCAACGCTGCTCTCGGCCATGGAAGGGGCCGGCAAGCTGGTGGATGACGATGAACTGCGCGAGGCCATGTCCGAGCGCGGACTGGGCACGCCAGCCACCCGCGCCACCATTATTGAAGGACTGCTCAACGAACAGTACCTGCGCCGTGAAGGCCGCGAACTGATTCCTACTGCCAAGGCGCGCCAGCTCATGACGCTGCTGGTGGGTCTGAACGTGCGCGAACTCACCTCGCCCGAATTGACAGGTGAATGGGAACACAAGCTCAAGCAAATGGAACAGGGTCAGCTGGACCGTGCCGCCTTTATGCGCGAGATTGCGCAAAGCACGCAGATTATCGTCAAGCGGGCCAAGGAATATGAGCAGGACACCGTGCCTGGCGACTATGCCACGCTCACTACGCCGTGCCCTGCCTGCGGCGGCGTTGTCAAGGAAAACTACCGCCGTTACGCCTGCACCAAATGCGACTTTTCCATTACCAAACACCCAGGCGGACGCACCTTTGAAATTCCTGAGGTAGAGGAACTGCTGCAGAATAAAACCCTGGGCCCGCTCAATGGTTTTATCAGTAAAATGGGCCGCCCTTTCTCCGCCATTTTGCGGATTACTGCAGAAAACAAGCTGGAATTCGATTTTGGCCAGTCGGACGACGACAATAGCGAGCCGCTGGATGTGTCCCAACTGACGCCGGTGGGCCATTGTCCCAAATGTACTGGCAACGTTTACGACACAGGCATGAGCTATGTGTGCGAAAACTCGGTCAGCGAAAAGAAAACCTGCGACTTCAAGTCCGGCCGCGTGATCCTGCAACAGGAAATCAGCCACGAACAGATGGGCAAATTACTGAGTCAGGGCAAAACAGACCTGCTTGACGGGTTTGTGTCCAATCGTACCAACCGGAAGTTCAAAGCCTACCTTGCCATGTCGAAAGCAGGTAAAATAGAGTTTGAATTTGAGCCCCGCCCAGCCAAAACGGCAAAAGCGGCGTCGAAATCGGCCGCCAAAACCGCCAGCAAGACGGCGGCAAAAAGCGCCGCTACCAAGGCAGAGGCCGACAGCGGCAAAGCGGTTAAAAAGGCAGTTAAAAAAACTGCCCGCAAAACCGCAAGCAAAACCGCCACCAAGAAAACAGCTGTCAAAAAAGCCGCTGCAAAGAAAGTCGCCAGCAAAACCGCGACCGCCCGCAAGCAGACTGCCAAAACCGCCGACCCGGACGACACCGAGCCCGCATTTTAA
- a CDS encoding GDYXXLXY domain-containing protein, translating into MQAASAQSAQSGQDRTILWRRFFNLGLRVLGIGLLASGIVTWIAANWDGLSKFERIAGVQLLLVGAVAVALVLAWRGPHRSGQAAGTPTAAGSDSQGIPAFAGALFLATVVTGGLLALLGQTYQTGADPWTLFGWWALLTVPWLLVARSWFVIVLWLVVANTAVILLLGTEVLLSSQQSMLMSAAWVVAGLNIVLLAVAEWLRGRYGDPYRVVPRLLVLAILIALFGTLVATLDSLFGGHANPGMPLQVVFVGAVVAGGFHFYRRVRPDFFILSQLAVFTVLYAGTYALIASWLSAESIELSVLLAFVVALGGLLGCVSWLRRVYQAQFSVPDQPAASDLSVAQPAAVTPTQTGAAHTESAATSVHRSPLLFLISFGFIFLLGLALIAVLEIPLTVAAGVVLVVGLLAYFARGGAWRVSGATLLLVGLLLLAFEVFSGSYFDYDNRSLPLLGLVAGLLLLYHMHPIAWFQFMCAVAALVLFALLWPQYSPGWALYGGDQSLGYYYDVEWQVFMTELAPLYLVLATWMLLRLSEKWQRRYKALAWALLCVPLCGYVFQMSGTYFGLSHMAAGGRDLLALLLAKWRLPAPLPFVYASNVVLALLPVVVGWVVARRHQVPAAEQVLMVLVLLGLGLLWGGLHGVQLGLLLCLLGYALRYRSMLVLGILSIMLFLAAFYFQLHFLLLDKAYFLMGQGVVLLVIALLWRRLWRSASQVEQQPDPSGRLGVDAGSRDSGTAMRSTGLLPVQGRRGLSATVLAGILVGLVAVLAAANADIMQKEAIIRDGTRFVVALRPVDPRSLMQGDYMALNFVSGWGEGAELFNDYSHHYVELTPDAQGVHHFTRTLAQMETPAPQSGKVVVRYRRQLDKQLLFVTDAYFFPEGQGEHFAQARYGEFRVNKDGVALLVGLLDEQQNRL; encoded by the coding sequence ATGCAAGCTGCTTCGGCTCAATCTGCACAATCCGGGCAGGATCGGACCATCCTGTGGCGCCGCTTTTTCAATCTGGGATTGAGGGTGCTGGGTATCGGTTTGCTGGCCAGCGGCATTGTGACCTGGATCGCGGCCAACTGGGACGGTCTGAGCAAATTTGAGCGTATCGCGGGTGTTCAGTTGTTGCTGGTCGGCGCTGTGGCTGTTGCGCTGGTACTGGCCTGGCGAGGGCCGCACCGGTCCGGGCAGGCCGCCGGCACGCCGACTGCTGCGGGCTCTGACAGCCAGGGCATCCCTGCGTTCGCCGGTGCGCTGTTTCTCGCTACCGTTGTTACCGGTGGCCTGCTGGCCTTGCTGGGACAAACCTATCAGACCGGTGCGGATCCCTGGACGCTTTTTGGCTGGTGGGCATTGCTTACGGTTCCCTGGTTGCTGGTGGCCCGTAGCTGGTTCGTTATCGTGCTATGGCTGGTTGTCGCCAATACGGCCGTCATTCTGTTGCTGGGCACAGAGGTGCTGTTAAGTTCGCAGCAGTCTATGCTCATGAGCGCTGCGTGGGTAGTGGCCGGGCTCAATATCGTGTTGCTGGCGGTTGCCGAGTGGTTGCGTGGCCGTTATGGCGATCCCTATCGGGTGGTTCCCCGGCTGCTGGTGCTCGCGATCCTGATCGCCTTGTTTGGCACGCTGGTCGCGACGCTGGACTCATTATTCGGTGGGCACGCCAATCCGGGCATGCCGCTGCAAGTCGTGTTCGTGGGGGCGGTTGTCGCCGGCGGATTCCATTTCTATCGCCGTGTCCGGCCCGATTTTTTCATTCTGTCGCAACTGGCGGTGTTTACGGTTCTGTATGCGGGCACCTATGCGCTTATTGCAAGCTGGTTGTCCGCCGAATCTATCGAGCTGAGCGTTCTGCTGGCTTTCGTGGTGGCGCTTGGCGGCTTGCTCGGCTGCGTATCCTGGCTCAGGCGCGTGTACCAGGCGCAATTTAGCGTGCCCGATCAGCCTGCCGCTTCAGACCTTTCGGTCGCTCAGCCTGCTGCGGTCACCCCCACACAGACAGGCGCAGCGCACACAGAATCGGCAGCCACGTCGGTGCACCGTTCGCCATTGCTGTTTCTGATTTCTTTCGGTTTTATCTTTTTGCTGGGCCTGGCTCTTATTGCGGTTCTGGAGATCCCGCTCACAGTCGCCGCCGGCGTGGTTCTGGTGGTTGGCCTGCTTGCGTATTTCGCCCGGGGCGGCGCATGGCGTGTCAGCGGTGCGACGCTGCTGCTGGTGGGTTTGCTGTTGCTGGCATTCGAGGTTTTCAGCGGGTCGTATTTCGATTATGACAATCGTTCTCTGCCTCTGCTGGGTTTGGTGGCTGGCCTGCTGCTTTTGTACCATATGCATCCCATCGCGTGGTTTCAGTTTATGTGCGCAGTGGCTGCATTGGTGCTTTTTGCGCTGCTGTGGCCGCAGTACAGTCCCGGTTGGGCGCTGTATGGTGGCGATCAATCCCTGGGCTATTACTATGATGTTGAGTGGCAGGTCTTTATGACAGAACTGGCGCCGCTCTATCTTGTGCTGGCGACGTGGATGTTGCTGAGACTGTCGGAAAAATGGCAGCGGCGCTACAAAGCGCTGGCATGGGCACTGCTTTGCGTCCCTCTGTGTGGCTATGTGTTTCAGATGTCAGGCACGTATTTCGGACTGTCGCACATGGCGGCAGGCGGGCGGGATCTCCTGGCCTTGCTGTTGGCCAAATGGCGTCTGCCTGCGCCGCTCCCCTTTGTTTATGCAAGCAATGTGGTCCTCGCGTTGTTGCCGGTGGTGGTCGGCTGGGTGGTTGCCCGACGCCATCAGGTGCCTGCTGCCGAGCAGGTGCTTATGGTGCTGGTGCTGCTGGGCCTGGGGTTGCTCTGGGGTGGTTTGCATGGCGTGCAGTTGGGGTTGTTGCTGTGTCTGCTGGGGTACGCGCTGCGCTATCGGAGCATGCTGGTGCTGGGTATTCTCAGCATTATGCTTTTCCTGGCGGCGTTCTATTTTCAACTGCACTTTCTGCTGCTCGATAAGGCGTACTTCCTGATGGGGCAGGGCGTTGTGCTGCTGGTGATTGCCTTGCTATGGCGCCGGCTGTGGCGCAGTGCGAGCCAGGTTGAGCAACAGCCAGACCCGTCCGGCCGGTTGGGGGTGGATGCGGGATCGCGGGACTCGGGTACGGCCATGCGCTCAACCGGGCTGTTGCCCGTGCAGGGGCGGCGCGGGTTATCCGCAACTGTGCTGGCGGGGATTCTGGTCGGTCTGGTGGCCGTGCTGGCGGCGGCCAATGCAGATATCATGCAGAAAGAGGCCATTATTCGCGACGGTACCCGTTTTGTGGTGGCCTTGCGTCCGGTGGATCCGCGCTCGCTCATGCAGGGCGACTATATGGCGTTAAATTTTGTGTCAGGCTGGGGAGAGGGTGCTGAATTATTTAATGATTATTCTCACCACTACGTTGAACTGACGCCCGATGCTCAGGGCGTTCATCACTTTACCCGTACCCTGGCGCAAATGGAGACGCCGGCACCGCAGTCGGGTAAGGTGGTAGTACGTTATCGCAGGCAGCTGGATAAGCAGTTATTGTTTGTGACCGATGCGTATTTTTTCCCGGAAGGCCAGGGTGAGCATTTTGCCCAGGCGCGCTATGGCGAATTTCGGGTGAATAAGGACGGGGTGGCGTTACTGGTTGGCCTGCTGGACGAGCAGCAAAACCGCCTGTAA
- the gluQRS gene encoding tRNA glutamyl-Q(34) synthetase GluQRS, which yields MPFLALLPISVLPILSTPSALSCTPYTGRFAPSPSGPLHDGSLVAAMASFLDARAHHGRWLLRMEDIDTPRVVPGADQVILSQLEQLGMQWDGDIIWQSQRLRRYNEIFERLSKQELIYGCACTRQEIASHALQAGLLGEDGERPYAGTCRAGIAAGRSPRAWRLKMPDENYTFTDRWVGTRSQNVAQAVGDMIVKRADGLFAYQLVVVIDDYDQQVTDIVRGQDLLSSTARQHQLARMLHFTPPRMMHVPLVLDPEGRKLSKQNHAQAIDMQHPVKSLQRAWAALGFTAIAADDVGDFWRNAIPVWQQRFSID from the coding sequence ATGCCCTTCCTGGCCTTGCTGCCCATCTCTGTTCTGCCTATTTTGTCTACACCATCCGCTCTCTCCTGCACTCCTTATACGGGGCGCTTTGCTCCCAGTCCCAGCGGGCCGCTACACGACGGATCGCTGGTTGCGGCCATGGCCAGCTTTCTTGATGCTCGTGCCCACCATGGTCGCTGGCTGCTGCGTATGGAAGACATTGACACCCCCCGCGTCGTGCCGGGCGCCGATCAGGTGATCCTCTCGCAATTAGAACAGCTGGGCATGCAATGGGATGGCGACATTATCTGGCAGTCGCAACGCCTGAGGCGATATAACGAGATTTTCGAGCGCCTGAGCAAACAGGAACTGATTTACGGCTGTGCCTGTACCCGCCAGGAAATTGCCAGCCACGCGCTGCAGGCCGGGCTGCTGGGCGAGGACGGTGAGCGCCCGTATGCCGGCACCTGTCGCGCCGGTATCGCTGCCGGGCGCTCACCCCGTGCCTGGCGTCTGAAAATGCCCGACGAGAACTATACCTTCACCGATAGATGGGTGGGTACTCGCAGCCAGAACGTGGCCCAAGCGGTGGGCGACATGATCGTCAAACGCGCCGACGGCCTGTTTGCCTACCAGTTGGTGGTGGTAATAGATGATTATGATCAGCAGGTAACCGATATTGTGCGCGGTCAGGATCTGCTCTCGTCCACGGCCAGACAGCATCAGCTGGCGCGTATGCTCCATTTCACGCCACCGCGTATGATGCACGTCCCTCTGGTGCTGGACCCCGAAGGTCGCAAACTGTCCAAACAAAATCATGCCCAGGCCATTGATATGCAGCACCCGGTAAAAAGCCTGCAGCGCGCCTGGGCTGCGCTGGGGTTTACGGCCATTGCTGCAGATGATGTGGGTGATTTCTGGCGTAATGCCATTCCGGTCTGGCAACAGCGTTTCAGCATCGACTGA
- a CDS encoding DUF494 domain-containing protein, with protein sequence MYDVLVYLFENYYTPESCPSADVLTKRLMAAGFEHDDIDDAIGWLFGLAESTEKCVELTSMSDSSTRFYTPAEQQHLGVAALGFLSFLEYSGAVAPPLREIIIDRAMAAPEAPLSLQHIKIITLMVLWSQEAEIDHLILEELVTDDEEKLFH encoded by the coding sequence ATGTATGATGTCCTGGTTTATCTCTTCGAGAACTACTACACTCCAGAATCCTGCCCTTCTGCAGATGTCCTCACTAAAAGGCTCATGGCCGCCGGCTTTGAGCACGACGACATTGACGATGCCATCGGCTGGCTTTTCGGTCTGGCCGAATCCACAGAAAAATGCGTAGAACTGACCAGCATGTCTGATTCCAGCACACGCTTTTACACACCCGCTGAACAACAACACCTGGGTGTCGCGGCGCTCGGGTTCCTGAGTTTTCTGGAATACAGCGGGGCCGTCGCACCGCCGCTGCGTGAAATCATTATTGATCGCGCCATGGCAGCGCCGGAAGCGCCCCTGTCCCTGCAACACATCAAAATCATCACACTGATGGTATTGTGGAGCCAGGAAGCGGAAATCGACCATCTGATTCTGGAAGAACTGGTTACCGACGACGAAGAAAAACTGTTTCACTAA
- a CDS encoding acetylornithine transaminase, whose product MTFSSADAQSLMEITARPPLYFVRGEGSWLTDDTGKRYLDCIQGWAVNCLGHCPPQLVQALNDQAGKLINPSPAFFNEPSVALAKRLIDASCFDRVFFTNSGAEANEGVIKLARKWGQKNKNGAYKIITFDHSFHGRTLATMSASGKPGWDTKFAPQVDGFPKAELNNLASVKALIDDQTVAVMLEPVQGEGGVIPADKAFMKALRELTREHNMLLIVDEVQTGMGRCGELFAYQAYGIEPDIMSLGKGIGGGIPLAAMLSREEVSCFEHGDQGGTYNGNPLITAGGVAVFDTLTAPGFMQSVQARSEQLSQGLQALSDKWGMQGERGVGMLRALILDKDDGPAIVDAARERGPEGMLLNAPRPNLLRFMTALNITEDEIKLMLAWLDEVIAKVRA is encoded by the coding sequence ATGACATTCAGTTCTGCCGATGCCCAGTCGCTAATGGAAATTACCGCTCGTCCGCCATTGTATTTTGTTCGTGGCGAGGGCTCCTGGCTGACGGATGACACCGGCAAGCGATATCTGGATTGCATCCAGGGCTGGGCCGTCAATTGCCTGGGACATTGTCCGCCACAATTGGTGCAGGCGCTCAACGACCAGGCCGGAAAACTGATCAACCCGTCACCAGCGTTTTTCAACGAACCGTCCGTGGCGCTGGCTAAACGTCTGATAGATGCGTCCTGTTTCGATCGGGTGTTTTTCACCAACAGTGGCGCCGAGGCCAACGAAGGCGTGATCAAACTGGCACGCAAATGGGGTCAGAAAAATAAAAACGGCGCCTACAAAATCATTACTTTTGATCATAGTTTCCATGGCCGGACGCTGGCCACCATGTCGGCCTCCGGCAAGCCCGGATGGGACACGAAATTTGCGCCGCAGGTGGATGGTTTTCCCAAGGCGGAACTGAATAATCTGGCGTCGGTCAAGGCGTTAATCGATGACCAGACGGTTGCCGTTATGCTGGAACCGGTGCAGGGCGAAGGCGGTGTGATTCCTGCAGACAAGGCATTCATGAAAGCGCTGCGCGAACTAACGCGCGAGCACAATATGCTGCTGATCGTGGACGAAGTGCAGACCGGCATGGGTCGTTGCGGCGAGCTGTTTGCCTATCAGGCGTACGGCATTGAACCCGACATCATGTCCCTGGGTAAAGGCATTGGCGGAGGTATCCCGCTTGCCGCCATGCTGTCCCGCGAAGAAGTGTCGTGCTTTGAACACGGTGATCAGGGCGGCACATATAACGGTAACCCATTGATCACTGCCGGTGGGGTTGCTGTATTTGATACGCTGACTGCACCCGGCTTTATGCAAAGTGTCCAGGCCCGCTCCGAACAGTTGTCGCAGGGGCTGCAGGCATTGTCGGACAAATGGGGCATGCAAGGCGAGCGCGGCGTGGGTATGCTGCGCGCGTTGATTCTGGACAAGGATGATGGTCCGGCGATCGTAGACGCTGCGCGTGAGCGCGGTCCGGAAGGGATGCTGCTGAATGCGCCGCGCCCGAATCTGCTGCGTTTCATGACTGCATTGAATATTACCGAAGATGAAATCAAACTGATGCTGGCATGGCTGGACGAAGTGATTGCCAAGGTCAGAGCCTGA